TCCAGAAGCGCAGTGGaggctgcgtcattgaatatattcaaggttgcgtTAGGAATCAAGGTTATGGGggatgcaggaaagtggagttaaggccacaatccgaTCAGCTGCAATCTTAGTgagtggtggagcagtctcgagggcTTGAATCGTGTCTGACAGCTCCCATTCCTTATGTTTCCATGGTCTTTTGAACTAGATGGAGTTTTGTCTTTGTTCTGCATCAATTCCAATATTTATGGGCACAAGAGTGCATCTGGCGGGCGGTTTGCAGTGATGGCTACCAACGTGAGGGGACGGTATTATTTCAAAGTATATCCAACCCTTGAGATCCAAACTGTACACAGGAGAATGCTGTGTTCCCTTCTGCAAACGGTTAAAGTTAGTATCCAATAACAGATTAGGTGTAATTTAGTATGGTTCGTTGCCCCTTACCGTTACAGTAACGAATGTGACAGAAGTTCAGTTGTGAATCCTCTTTGTTAGATGACTTCAGAGCAAGTTTACTAAGTTTCATGATAACTATGGCAAAATAATCTGTTAGTGATTTGCAGTCTAATGAGGGCAATAAACTGCCTGTATTAGGCCTGGACGGGGTGTGCGCATCTCGTATTCCTTTTTGGTCTTTGAACGTCTGTTTTTACCTCTTTGTGCGTATGTTTCTGGTTCGCTTCATGGCGGAGATCCGACTTGGGGGGGCGGGGTAAGAAGGGTGTGGGGTCTCTTTTCTCCTGGCTTTTATCCAATTAACCCAACCCTTCCCAATCACGTTCATCCCTATTGTTACCATGCCCTATGCCTGCCTTTCTTGGCCAATCAGGTATTTGTTCCTGTGGCTGTTACCAACCTTATATAATTACATAATATCCTTAATTTTAACACTGACTTATTTTCTCCTTATCTCAATATTTCTATATCCCGTGGTTTCCAATCTACTTGAGCGAGGCCTTCTACAGTACACATACAATCTCCAAGGACTTGTAACTTCAGCTGCAATGAACTTGATACAGCTTGACATCATTTCACACAATCAATTCCTCTACCTTGGCACCTTTCCTATTATACCCCATGTTTCTACCATATTATACTACGAATATTCTTTAGTATAGTTAAATGTTTAACAatcttacacaaaggatggaatttctGCCCCCCTTCATGTATTTAGATAGACTCCAGGGCCCACGGAGCTGGTGGTACTTCACCAGACCTCAGTCAGCACGCAAGAATATGTTACAACACTAAACTGTGCGGTGATGCAGTGTTCCTGAGACATTCTTTAATCGTACAGTAGATAAGTGCACCAGCAAGTGGAGGCCGTGTGTGTCTTGGAAAAGAAAAGCAATGGATGGATAGGATGTGCAATTCATGCTGAATTTTATTATTTTCATCATGTCAATATTTGAACAATTAGACTAATTGGATATTTCACCCCTTTCTTTAACTCGACTCTGAATTTACTTTGGGTCCCTGCATAAATGAACGGGTTGATGCAAGAACTCAGAAACTGAAGCATATATCTGCTTTCCTCCAGAATAAAATGTGATTTGTTGAAGTTCGAACCAGAGAAATAACTAAGCTTCGCAATTCGGATGTAGAGGAAAGATACAAGATGTAACATATATAACAGGATGAGCGTACCCGAGACACAAAAGAGTAAAACTATGGAgtttctccgcttctccatctctgggtcactctgattctctccaatgctgtgggtccggagtctcctgcgagctctgCTGGCGCTTcgaatgtgtctgacggtcagtGCATTGAACAGTAAAATCAGTATGAATGGGAGACAAGGAGTTAAAATTTGGTGAATCCATTCAAATGCGACCCATACAAGTGACGTGTAAAATTTTATTTTTAGGCGGCAAAGCCTGGGTATATTATTAATTATATACACAGGTTCAAATGTAAAATACCATAAGGAAATTTTTACAGAGCTCAGTGTACAGACCGCTCCTACAACCCAtgccgcagttttctcagtgcaatattttcttttcagcttctggcagcaaatggctacaaatcgatcgaATGTGAAAGCCACTGTCAACCAGACAGAACTGTCCATTGCTGCATAGTTCATGGCAACACAGAGACTGCACACGGGTGTGATGGACAGGAAACTGGTTGCgaaataaataccagcaatccggTTTATTATCACAGCAATTAAAATGACCTGGAGATCCGTCACCGCCATAGCTACCAGGTaataagtgatacatctggagagaccgcatcttcctctTGACAGGATCGCAATCACTGCGAAGTTAGCTAaacgagaggggagggggagagagagacagagagagagactgagcaagGAGATGCTTGTGACAACTCCAGCGCTTCTGCTAATAGTCATCTGGGTTCTTCGGTGCTAATCTGAACAACCAGAATTGGCAGATGATGAGGTCACATTCGAGGAAAGGCCTCTCCTTTACtgaagcacttcctcagcactgcactgtgCTTTAGGTGTAAATGATCAGTATTATCCGATAGTGAATAATGAAATTAAAGCTTTGTGCTTTGGATGCGAGATGTGCCACTTAATGTGGAGAACATAATGGAGACGGCAACAGTCCAGGACATTTCCAGCTGCTAGGAGCAGTAAGAAAGTCCGGACTCAGCACCTATCACAGTAGAACCGTCAGCAGCAGCTAACGTCGAGGAGGAGGCCTGGGCTGAAGAAGTAAGAGTTATCGACAGCAAGCAGAAAGTCTGTGATCTGTGAGTTTGAGGAAAATATAGATTACTCATAAAAAATCCACTGTTGCATTGCTTGTATTTCTGTTAACAACTCAATGCCTAATAACATcggtgtggcacagtggcgcagtggttagcaccgcagcctcacagctccagcgacccgcgttcaattctgggtactgcactgagtggagtttgcaagttctccctgtgtctgcgtgggttttctacgggtgctccggtttcctctcacaagccaaaagacttgcaggttggtaggtaaattggccattataaattgctcctagtataggtaggtggtagggaaatatagggacacgtggggatgtggtaggaatatgggatttgtgcaggattagtataagtgggtggttgatggtcggtactgactcggtgggccgaaggacctgttacagtgctgtatctctaaactaatatcCATTCAATAAATGTATGCATTAATTTCAATCAGGCATTGTTCAATCGTTCAATATTCGCCATCAATGAAACTTTTTGGGAATTACTCTGACACTGTATCAATGAAACTTGTTGGGAATTACTCTGACACTGTGCATACCAACAGCACAATTGATCTGAATTACACTGTGATAACAGTGTGCCAATTAattcacagtaacagtgtcaatacaaACATATAAAAATATTTACACAGTTACAACCGTGTGATAATACGCCCGCAGTAACAGTGTCAAAAGTCCAGGAGAGCGACTTTACGCTATGGTACCAGTGTGTTAATTCCCCTACAGTAATATTGTCAATAACACAACGAAACTATACTCAGATCGTGGGATGTTCGTGGCAAATATATGACATTATATAATTAAAGAAATGAACTGGTATCAGTCAAGACCAGCTAGTATATCATTAAAAGGTAGAAATTATACATGAAAAGTGAAGAAACTATGCTGGTAAAGGAGAGAAATGACACTGTTAAAGGGGAGAAATTACAACATTAATGATAATAAATTATGCCAGTAATGGGAAGAAATTATATCCTGAAAATTTAGAATTAATACCGTTAAAGTGGAAAACCTACTGTAAAAGGGGAAAAATTATACGAGTTAAAATGTAGAAATTGGCCCACTAAATGGGAAACATTGTACCGTTAAAAAAAAGAAATTTATACAGTTGCAGTGAAGAATTTATCACATTAAATGGGAGATGTTGTCCTGTTAAAGTGGAGAAATTATGCCATTAAATAAGAAAAAAATTATCAGCATGGTGGAGAAGCACTACGGCAAAATAAGAACGTGGCACAGCTACATAATATTTCCCTTCATTAATAACCACCTACAATACCTTACCTAGAACCCCAATAGCtgcaaggataggatagtaaatggcaaacaccagaCTTTTTGGTGATCCGTGCATTTCTATCAGACGCTTTGATGCATTCTGCACTGCACTGAAAGGTTGTTACATTTATACCTGATGTCAGACTCCAGGGAGTTAAGTAGATGGTTTGTTGTATTACATTAATTACACGAATTGAAACAAACACATTAGTGAAGCTGATGCCATGCTCATGTTTAGTTTCGATGGAATCTAGTGTTTTCCCAGTCTGTGACAGTTCTAAAATAAAATACCCAGAAAGAACCTAGACAATGCAATGGAGAATCAGGCTGAAGATAGAAAGTACAAACGGGAAGTGAAATATTAACAAAGGTGCAAAGAAACAGTACGAACATTTAAAAAGGGAGCTGCAACACGAGTTGTGGAGATAGTTTGGGACCAAAGTGAAAATATTTTGGTCAAGGCAAAAGACATGCGGAGACACGACGCTATTTTTTCATTAGGACTTACCAAAGTAGAGGACTTTGCCAAAGTTATGGAAAGATGAGGAATTTGATGGGACCGTGCTTAAGATAAAATAGAAAATTCGGACATACTAAAAATTCCGGTGTACTTAAAGTTAAGACAACAGGTCCACAGTGTTACTGAGGAAAGTAAGGAGAGCAACTGCAGAGGTCGTGacgacaatcttccaatcctctttagatgtAGGGTGGTGTCAAACGACTGAAGGATTGCCAATGTGCCATGTTTGTGCAGAAAAGAGAAGGATAAGACTGTCAATTACAGGTCAGTCAATTTAATATCGGTAGTAGGGAAACATTTAGAAACAATTAACCAGGATAAACTAATTACTACATGGACAGGCAGACACTGATTAAgtagagtcagcacggatttctgttaaaggcaaatcgtcttACACAAACGCTATTGAGTGTTCTGATGAGACAGCATAATGGGTTGGTCAGTGGAGTGTCGTTGCTATTGTTCTTATGGACTTTCAAACTGTGTTTGGTTAAGGACCACATGCTAGACTCGTAAGCAAAATGGAATGAAAGAAACACGGAGGCGAGTAGATGCAAAATTGGTACGTGACAGGAAACAGTCAAAAGCCGAgttctgcagttgctggaaatctgaaatttaaaaataaaattaaacaatATTAGTGGAAATTCCCAGCAGGGCAGACAGtacctgtgcagagagaaacaaagttaacatttcaggttgatgatctttgctGAGAAATAGAAAAAGGAAGAGATGCAACAGTTTAAGTAATTATAGAGGcatggaaaggggagaggggaagtaaaaaaacaaaacaaaatggaaagtctgtgatagggtctaAGGCATGATAGGTTAAAGGAAAAAAAATTTCAAGGCAGAGAAAAACAAACGGTCATGGCTCCAGCTGTTTATTGAACTGCGGAGAGACGTCCAGGGCGTTCCACAAGGTTCACTGCTCCGACCACTGCTGTTATGtattgccaaagacttgtaggttgacaggtaaattgcccttagtgtcggtaggttgtaggagaattgagggaaggtggggatgtggtaaggaatatgggattaatgtaggattaggagaaatgggtggttgatggtcggcacagtctcggtgggctgaagggcctgtttcagtgctgaatctcagtatgactctataactctaactTAATGGCTTGTACTTGAGGgtagagggcacaattttaaaCTTTGTAGATGACATGAATCTTGTAAATGTCACAACGAGTTAGGAAGATACTGATAAACTTCAGAAGGAAATAGACAGGCTGGTGCAATTGGCAGACATATGACAAcgaaatttatcacagaaaactgtgaagtgatacattttggtatgaagaatgacAGATAACAGATGCTAAAACGTGCAATTTTAAAGTGAGAGCAAAGGCAGGTAGACCTAAGATgtgcttgtgcacaaatctttgtagGAACACAGAAAACAataggaacatgaggaggccattctgcccttcaggCCGgcgccaccattcaaaaaagatcatggttgatcatcttatTCAGTACCTGCtttaaccccatattccttgatacctttgacattaagaaatatatcgatcgccttcttgaatatatttaatgacttggcctccactgtcatCTGCAGTAGGGAATTCCATAGGGCCgctatcctctgagtgaagaaatatttcttcatctcggttctaaatggcaaacACCATATCCTGAGACTGCGACCCCCTGGATCTGCACTCCCCAGCCataaggaacatcctccctgcatctatccCGTCCAGACCTGttggaatgttataggtttctatgagataccctctcattcttctgaactcttgtGAATGTAGGCTTAGTCAactcaatttctcttcatacgtcaatcctgccattcccggaatcagcctagtaaattttctttgcactccctccatggcaagaacatccttcctcagatgagtggACCAAAACGGCAcagagtactccaaatgtggtctcaccaaggccctgtaaaactgcagtaaggcatccttgttcctatactcaaatcctcttgcaaagaaggccaacataccatttgcctttataatttcttgctgcacctgaatgtttgctttccggtggacaaggacacccagatctcgttgcacctctccctttcccaatctatcaccattcagataataatctgcctttctgtttttacaaccatagtggataacctcacatcttttacaatatactgcatctgccatgcattttcccactcactcaagttgtccaaatcacattggaacctctttgcatcctcctcacagatcacattcctccccagctttgtgtcgcctACAAACTTAGAAATGTTGCAAttagttccctcacctaagtcattaatacatattgtgaatagctggagcctaAGCACTGACCATTGTGGTACCACACTAGTCAccacctgccacttggaaaaagacccgtttgttcctactctctgtttcctgactgTTAACCAGTTcacaatccatgtcagtatattacccccaatcccatgtgctttaatgttgcactCGAAATTCGTATGTGggacttatcaaaagctttctgaaaatccaaatgaacCATAGCCACTGGTActaccttatctattctactagttaatcCTCTAAAAATTCCAGtatatttgttaagcatgatttccctttcgttctGTCtatgtccaattcagtttctgctttcTAGGTTTTCTGCCATCACATccgttataatagactccagcattttccccactacggaTGTAAGGCTAACTAGTCTGAAATTCCTTGTTtcgttctctccctccttttttaaatagtggggttacatttgtcacccttcaatctgtaggaactgctttaaagtctctagaattttggaagatgaatctattatttccagggccacttcctttagtactctgggatgtagattatcaggccctggggatttgtcagcctttaacctcattaatttccctagcactattttttttttactcatactgatttccttcagttcctccctctcattacacCATTGGTTcgctaacatttctgggagattatttgtgtcctcctttgtgaaggcagaaccaaattaTGTTTTTAATTGTTATGCCATTTCTTTTTTCCCCATTatcatttcccccgtttctgactgtgagggccctacaattgtcttcactaatctttttctcttcacatatttataaaaacttttacaatcagttgttgtgttccccacaagtttactctcatgctCCATCCACACCCCGGCCCCGTaactcaacctctttgtcctcctttgctgaagtctaagctgctcccaatcctcagacttgttgctttttctggcaattttatatgcctcctctttggatctaatactataccTCATTTCTTTGTAATCCACAGTTGAGTCACCTTTTCGGTTcgctttttgcgccagacaggaatgaataattgttgtaattcatgcacacgttctttaaatattatccactaCCTATCCACGGTCAACGCTTTTAATAAAGTTCTCCAATCTACCATAACCatttcgcgcctcataccttcatagtttcctttaaatAGATTCAAGACCCAAGTTTCGTATTCAACTACTTCACTTTCTATCTTAATGAaggattcaatcatgttatgatcgctcctccccaaggtccccacacaacaagattgttaattaatcctttttcattgcacaatacccagtctaggatagcctgttctccagttggttcctcaacgtattggtctagaaAGCCATCATGAACACACTCCAggcaatcctcctccacagtattattgctaatttgctttgaccaatctatatgtagattaaattca
This genomic window from Heterodontus francisci isolate sHetFra1 chromosome 34, sHetFra1.hap1, whole genome shotgun sequence contains:
- the LOC137348897 gene encoding thyrotropin-releasing hormone receptor-like gives rise to the protein MAVTDLQVILIAVIINRIAGIYFATSFLSITPVCSLCVAMNYAAMDSSVWLTVAFTFDRFVAICCQKLKRKYCTEKTAAWVVGAVCTLSSVKISLWYFTFEPVYIINNIPRLCRLKIKFYTSLVWVAFEWIHQILTPCLPFILILLFNALTVRHIRSASRARRRLRTHSIGENQSDPEMEKRRNSIVLLFCVSGTLILLYMLHLVSFLYIRIAKLSYFSGSNFNKSHFILEESRYMLQFLSSCINPFIYAGTQSKFRVELKKGVKYPISLIVQILT